A genome region from Hevea brasiliensis isolate MT/VB/25A 57/8 chromosome 7, ASM3005281v1, whole genome shotgun sequence includes the following:
- the LOC110659875 gene encoding indole-3-acetic acid-amido synthetase GH3.6-like: protein MPEAPKILSEELGYADDSFISDKNRKALKYIEDVTENADDMQKRVLAEILSRSANSEYLQRHGLNGKTDKETFKKIIPVVTYEDLKPDIDRIANGDTRQILCSQPISEFLTSSGTSGGERKLMPTIEEELERRSLLYSLLMPVMNEFVPGLDKGKGMYFLFVKSEAKTPGGLVARPVLTSFYKSSHFKDRTHDPYTNYTSPNETILCPDSYQSMYSQLLCGLCQNNEVVRVGAVFASGFIRAIKFLENHWVLLCEDIRNGSIDTKITDLSVREAVLKILKPDPKLADFIEDECSKMSWKGIITRLWPKTKYVDVIVTGTMSQYIPTLDYYSNGLPLVCTMYASSECYFGINLSPLCKPSEVSYTLIPTMAYFEFLPVNQENRLGTQALSSSPTFLSDQELVDLADVKLGHEYELFVTTYAGLYRYRVGDVLRVAGFKNKAPQFNFVCRKNVVLSIDSDKTDEVELQNAVKNAANHLLQFGASLIEHTSYADTSNIPGHYVLFWEISHCGETLIPPAIFEDCCLAVEESLNSVYRQGRVSDKSIGPLEIRIVETGTFDKLMDYALSQGASINQYKTPRCVKYAPIIELLSSSVVSNYFSPKCPKWVPRHKQWCSHENY from the exons atgccaGAAGCTCCCAAAATCTTATCTGAGGAGTTGGGCTATGCTGATGACAGTTTCATTAGCGATAAGAACAGGAAGGCATTGAAATATATTGAAGATGTTACAGAGAATGCCGATGATATGCAGAAACGGGTTCTCGCTGAAATCCTCTCTCGAAGTGCAAATTCTGAGTACTTGCAAAGACATGGCCTTAATGGAAAAACTGACAAAGAAACTTTCAAGAAGATTATCCCTGTTGTCACTTATGAGGATCTAAAGCCAGATATTGACCGTATTGCTAATGGTGATACTCGTCAAATTCTATGTTCGCAACCCATATCAGAGTTCTTGACTAG CTCTGGAACCTCTGGTGGAGAGAGGAAACTGATGCCCACAATTGAGGAAGAGCTTGAGAGGAGATCATTGCTATATAGCCTGTTAATGCCAGTGATGAACGAATTTGTTCCAGGTTTGGATAAAGGAAAAGGAATGTATTTCCTCTTCGTAAAATCAGAAGCTAAGACTCCTGGTGGACTGGTTGCTCGTCCAGTTCTAACCAGCTTTTACAAAAGTTCACACTTCAAGGACAGGACTCATGATCCATACACCAACTACACCAGCCCAAACGAAACCATTCTCTGCCCTGATTCTTATCAAAGCATGTACTCCCAATTGCTTTGTGGTCTCTGCCAGAACAATGAAGTTGTTCGGGTGGGTGCAGTGTTTGCTTCTGGCTTCATAAGAGCCATCAAGTTCCTCGAGAACCACTGGGTTCTTCTTTGCGAGGATATTAGAAATGGAAGCATAGACACCAAAATAACAGATCTTTCAGTAAGAGAAGCTGTCTTGAAAATTCTCAAACCAGACCCCAAATTAGCTGATTTCATTGAGGATGAGTGTAGCAAAATGTCGTGGAAAGGAATCATAACTAGGTTATGGCCTAAGACCAAGTATGTTGATGTTATTGTCACAGGGACTATGTCCCAGTACATTCCTACTCTAGACTATTATAGCAATGGTCTTCCCCTTGTTTGCACCATGTATGCTTCTTCAGAATGTTACTTCGGCATCAACCTGAGTCCTTTATGTAAGCCAAGTGAAGTTTCCTACACCCTCATCCCCACCATGGCCTATTTCGAATTCTTGCCTGTGAACCAAGAGAATCGATTGGGCACCCAGGCCCTCTCTTCATCACCAACCTTTCTTAGTGATCAAGAATTAGTTGATCTTGCTGATGTCAAACTGGGACATGAATATGAGCTTTTCGTCACCACTTATGCAG GTCTCTATCGCTATCGAGTTGGAGATGTACTTCGGGTGGCGGGATTCAAGAATAAGGCTCCTCAATTCAACTTCGTATGCAGAAAGAATGTTGTTCTAAGCATTGACTCTGATAAAACTGACGAAGTTGAGCTGCAAAATGCGGTGAAGAATGCAGCGAACCATCTTCTGCAATTTGGTGCGTCTCTCATAGAACATACGAGTTATGCTGATACATCAAACATACCTGGCCACTATGTGCTATTCTGGGAGATTAGCCATTGTGGAGAAACTTTGATTCCTCCTGCAATTTTCGAGGACTGTTGCCTGGCTGTTGAAGAATCACTCAACAGTGTATATCGTCAAGGAAGAGTCTCAGATAAGTCCATTGGCCCTCTGGAGATAAGAATAGTGGAGACTGGTACATTTGACAAGCTCATGGACTATGCTTTAAGCCAGGGAGCATCAATTAACCAGTACAAGACTCCAAGGTGTGTGAAATATGCACCCATTATCGAGCTTCTCAGCTCCAGTGTCGTGTCAAATTACTTCAGCCCGAAATGTCCCAAGTGGGTTCCTAGACATAAGCAATGGTGCAGCCATGAGAATTACTAA